Proteins from a genomic interval of Bradyrhizobium sp. CCBAU 53340:
- the mmsB gene encoding 3-hydroxyisobutyrate dehydrogenase, translating into MATIAFIGLGNMGGPMAANLVKAGHKVIAFDLVEASRNQAKADGAGIADSAAGAAKGADVVVTMLPAGKHVLGVWNEVLPAMTKGALIIDSSTIDVESARAAHALAAKHGVLSVDAPVSGGTGGAKGATLTFMCGGEEGAFAAAKPVLEKMGKKIVHCGGAGAGQAAKICNNMILGISMIAVSEAFALGEKLGLSHQALFDVASTSSGQCWSLTTYCPVPGPVPTSPANNDYKPGFASALMVKDLTLAQDAAKAAGAATPLGKHAQEIYQSFDAAGQGGVDFSGIIKHVRGLAGKA; encoded by the coding sequence ATGGCCACGATCGCATTCATCGGTCTCGGCAACATGGGCGGCCCGATGGCCGCCAATCTGGTCAAGGCCGGCCACAAGGTCATCGCCTTCGATCTCGTCGAGGCCTCGCGCAACCAGGCCAAGGCCGACGGCGCCGGGATCGCGGACAGCGCCGCGGGCGCGGCGAAGGGCGCCGATGTCGTCGTCACCATGTTGCCGGCCGGCAAACACGTGCTTGGCGTTTGGAATGAAGTGCTTCCCGCCATGACCAAAGGCGCGCTGATCATCGACAGCTCCACCATCGATGTCGAGAGCGCGAGGGCAGCCCACGCGCTCGCGGCCAAGCACGGCGTGCTCTCGGTGGACGCGCCGGTCTCGGGCGGCACCGGCGGCGCGAAGGGGGCGACGCTGACCTTCATGTGCGGCGGCGAGGAGGGCGCATTTGCGGCGGCAAAGCCCGTGCTGGAGAAGATGGGCAAGAAGATCGTGCATTGCGGTGGTGCCGGCGCGGGCCAGGCCGCCAAGATCTGCAACAACATGATCCTCGGCATTTCCATGATCGCGGTCAGCGAAGCCTTCGCGCTCGGCGAGAAGCTCGGCCTCTCGCACCAGGCGCTGTTCGACGTCGCCTCGACCTCGTCGGGGCAGTGCTGGTCGCTGACGACCTATTGCCCGGTTCCGGGCCCGGTGCCGACCTCGCCCGCGAATAACGATTACAAGCCGGGTTTCGCCTCGGCGCTGATGGTGAAGGATCTGACCCTGGCGCAGGACGCCGCCAAGGCCGCGGGCGCGGCGACGCCGCTCGGCAAGCATGCGCAGGAGATCTATCAGTCTTTCGACGCAGCCGGCCAGGGCGGGGTGGATTTTTCCGGAATTATCAAGCACGTTAGGGGGCTAGCCGGGAAAGCTTAA
- a CDS encoding TIGR03862 family flavoprotein has translation MAAEVLAQGGASVTVYDAMPSAGRKFLMAGRGGLNLTHSEPLTEFLPRYREAMPHLRAAVEAFPPDALRDWSAGLGQLTFIGSSGRVFPKTFKASPLLRAWLRRLDAAGVQFAFRHRWTGWDEKRQLELQTPDGLRAVAARAAVLALGGASWPRLGSDGAWVDILAAKGVAISKLRSANSGFTVAWSDVFRDRFEGQPLKGVALTIGAHTVRGEAMITRSGIEGGAIYALSAELREAVLGIGKATLMIALRPDLGADALTKRLSGNRGKQSLANFLRKAAQLSPVGIGLMQEAAIASGRPLAAFSPAELADLVNAIPVQLTGVAPLDRAISTAGGISFDELDDHFMLRKLPGVFAAGEMLDWEAPTGGYLLQASFATGAAAGRGALAWLKR, from the coding sequence ATGGCGGCGGAAGTGCTGGCGCAAGGCGGCGCCAGCGTCACCGTCTACGACGCCATGCCGTCGGCGGGCCGCAAATTTTTGATGGCCGGCCGGGGCGGGCTCAACCTCACCCACAGTGAGCCGTTGACGGAATTCCTCCCTCGCTACCGGGAGGCGATGCCGCATTTGCGCGCTGCGGTCGAGGCGTTTCCGCCTGATGCGTTACGCGACTGGAGCGCAGGCCTCGGGCAGCTGACTTTCATCGGCAGCAGCGGGCGGGTGTTTCCGAAAACGTTCAAGGCCTCGCCCTTGCTGCGTGCCTGGCTGCGCCGCCTTGATGCCGCTGGTGTGCAGTTCGCGTTTCGGCATCGCTGGACCGGCTGGGACGAGAAGAGGCAGCTGGAATTGCAAACGCCCGATGGCCTGCGAGCTGTCGCCGCCAGGGCAGCGGTACTCGCGCTCGGTGGTGCGAGCTGGCCGCGATTGGGATCCGATGGTGCGTGGGTCGATATCCTGGCGGCCAAAGGCGTTGCCATCTCGAAGCTTCGATCAGCCAATTCCGGCTTTACGGTCGCGTGGTCCGACGTGTTTCGCGATCGTTTTGAAGGTCAGCCGCTCAAGGGCGTGGCGCTGACCATCGGCGCGCACACGGTGCGCGGCGAAGCGATGATTACCCGCAGCGGCATCGAAGGCGGCGCGATCTACGCGCTCTCGGCGGAGTTGCGCGAGGCTGTGCTGGGGATCGGGAAGGCGACGCTGATGATCGCATTGCGGCCCGACCTCGGTGCTGATGCGCTGACCAAGCGCCTGTCAGGTAACCGTGGCAAGCAATCGCTGGCCAACTTCCTGCGCAAGGCCGCGCAATTGTCACCGGTCGGCATCGGCCTGATGCAGGAGGCAGCCATCGCATCCGGGCGGCCGCTGGCTGCGTTCTCGCCGGCCGAGCTCGCGGATCTCGTGAATGCGATTCCGGTGCAACTCACCGGCGTTGCCCCGCTCGATCGCGCCATCTCGACCGCAGGCGGGATTTCCTTCGACGAACTCGACGATCACTTCATGTTGCGCAAACTGCCTGGCGTGTTCGCCGCCGGGGAGATGCTGGATTGGGAGGCGCCCACCGGCGGCTATCTGCTTCAGGCCTCGTTCGCGACGGGGGCGGCTGCGGGCAGGGGTGCGCTCGCTTGGCTCAAACGCTAA
- a CDS encoding SDR family NAD(P)-dependent oxidoreductase: MAIRFDGRVAIVTGAGNGLGKAHALGLASRGAKVVVNDFGGARDGSGGSLSPAEAVVEEIRKAGGTAMADGADVSNFEQVTAMVERATKEWGSVDIMCANAGILRDKSFGKMEAADFQKVLDVHLVGTFYCCKAVWAGMRDRNYGRIVLTTSSSGLYGNFGQANYGAAKSGMVGLMNVLAEEGRKNNIRVNIISPTAATRMTEELLPPQALQLMKPNAITPAVEYMLSEDAPTRTIMGAGAGSFAVIKIIESEGINLPESDWTPDAIAAHFAEISDMSKAKALTGAFEQTQKYVAQAAARAGIKL; the protein is encoded by the coding sequence ATGGCAATCAGGTTCGACGGACGCGTCGCCATCGTCACCGGCGCGGGCAATGGTCTCGGCAAGGCGCATGCGCTGGGCCTTGCGAGCCGCGGCGCGAAAGTCGTGGTCAACGATTTCGGCGGTGCGCGTGATGGCAGCGGCGGCTCGCTGTCGCCGGCGGAAGCCGTGGTCGAGGAGATTCGCAAGGCGGGCGGCACGGCGATGGCCGACGGCGCCGACGTCTCGAACTTCGAGCAGGTCACCGCCATGGTCGAGCGCGCCACCAAGGAGTGGGGCAGCGTCGACATCATGTGCGCCAACGCCGGCATCCTGCGCGACAAATCGTTCGGCAAGATGGAAGCTGCCGATTTCCAGAAGGTGCTCGACGTGCATCTCGTCGGCACGTTCTACTGCTGCAAGGCAGTCTGGGCCGGGATGCGCGACCGCAACTACGGCCGCATCGTGCTGACGACCTCGTCTTCCGGCCTCTACGGCAATTTCGGCCAGGCCAATTACGGCGCGGCGAAATCAGGCATGGTCGGCCTGATGAACGTGCTTGCGGAAGAGGGCCGCAAGAACAACATCCGCGTCAACATCATCTCGCCGACCGCCGCGACCCGCATGACCGAGGAGCTGCTGCCGCCGCAGGCGCTGCAGCTGATGAAGCCGAATGCGATCACGCCTGCGGTGGAGTATATGCTCAGCGAAGACGCGCCGACCCGCACCATCATGGGTGCCGGCGCCGGCTCCTTCGCGGTGATCAAGATCATCGAGAGCGAAGGCATCAACCTGCCGGAATCCGACTGGACGCCGGACGCGATCGCCGCGCATTTCGCCGAGATCAGCGACATGTCGAAGGCGAAGGCGCTGACCGGCGCCTTCGAGCAGACGCAGAAATACGTGGCCCAGGCTGCGGCACGGGCGGGGATCAAGCTCTGA
- a CDS encoding CoA-acylating methylmalonate-semialdehyde dehydrogenase → MRSIGHFIGGKEVKGTSGRTADVFEPMTGDVQAKVALASKAEVRAAVENARAAQPEWAATNPQRRARVMMKFLELVQRDYDKLAELLAREHGKTVPDAKGDIQRGLEVAEFACGIPHLMKGEYTEGAGPGIDIYSMRQPLGVVAGITPFNFPAMIPMWKFAPAIACGNAFILKPSERDPGVPMLLAQLMMEAGLPAGILNVVNGDKEAVDAILDDPDIKAIGFVGSTPIAQYIYERAAQTGKRCQCFGGAKNHAIIMPDADMDQAVDALIGAGYGSAGERCMAVSVAVPVGKTTADRLMDKLIPRVESLKIGTSIDPSADYGPLVTREAVEKVKSYIDIGIKEGATLAVDGRGFKMQGYENGFYLGGSLFDNVTKDMRIYKEEIFGPVLSVVRAHDYKEALALPSEHDYGNGVAIFTRDGDAARDFAAKVNVGMVGINVPIPVPIAYYTFGGWKKSGFGDLNQHGPDSVRFYTKTKTVTSRWPSGVKEGAEFSIPLMK, encoded by the coding sequence ATGCGTTCAATCGGACATTTCATCGGCGGCAAGGAGGTCAAGGGCACCTCGGGCCGCACCGCCGACGTCTTCGAGCCGATGACCGGAGACGTCCAGGCCAAGGTCGCGCTGGCGTCCAAGGCCGAAGTGCGCGCCGCCGTGGAGAACGCCCGCGCCGCGCAGCCGGAATGGGCCGCGACCAATCCGCAGCGCCGCGCCCGTGTCATGATGAAATTCCTCGAGCTGGTGCAGCGCGACTACGACAAGCTCGCCGAGCTGCTCGCGCGCGAGCACGGCAAGACCGTTCCCGACGCGAAGGGTGACATCCAGCGCGGCCTCGAAGTCGCCGAGTTTGCCTGCGGCATCCCGCACCTGATGAAGGGCGAATACACCGAGGGCGCCGGCCCCGGCATCGACATCTATTCGATGCGCCAGCCTCTCGGCGTCGTCGCCGGCATCACGCCGTTCAACTTCCCGGCGATGATCCCGATGTGGAAGTTCGCCCCCGCGATCGCCTGCGGCAACGCCTTCATCCTCAAGCCGTCGGAGCGCGATCCCGGCGTGCCGATGCTGCTCGCCCAATTGATGATGGAAGCGGGCCTGCCGGCCGGCATCCTCAACGTCGTCAACGGCGACAAGGAAGCCGTCGACGCCATCCTCGACGATCCTGACATCAAGGCCATCGGTTTCGTCGGCTCCACGCCGATCGCGCAGTACATCTATGAGCGCGCCGCGCAGACCGGCAAGCGCTGCCAGTGTTTCGGCGGCGCCAAGAACCACGCTATCATCATGCCGGACGCCGATATGGACCAGGCCGTCGACGCGCTGATCGGCGCGGGCTACGGCTCGGCCGGCGAGCGCTGCATGGCCGTCTCCGTCGCGGTCCCGGTCGGCAAAACCACCGCCGATCGTCTGATGGACAAGCTGATCCCGCGCGTCGAGAGCCTCAAGATCGGCACCTCGATCGATCCGTCGGCCGATTACGGTCCGCTGGTGACGCGCGAGGCGGTCGAGAAGGTCAAGAGCTACATCGACATCGGTATCAAGGAAGGCGCGACGCTCGCCGTCGACGGCCGCGGCTTCAAGATGCAGGGCTACGAGAACGGCTTCTATCTCGGCGGTTCGCTGTTCGACAACGTCACCAAGGACATGCGGATCTACAAGGAAGAGATCTTCGGGCCGGTGCTCTCGGTCGTGCGCGCACACGACTACAAGGAAGCATTGGCGCTGCCGTCCGAGCATGACTACGGCAACGGTGTTGCCATCTTCACCCGCGACGGCGACGCCGCGCGCGACTTCGCAGCCAAGGTCAATGTGGGCATGGTCGGCATCAACGTGCCGATCCCGGTGCCGATCGCCTATTACACCTTCGGCGGCTGGAAGAAGTCTGGCTTCGGCGATCTCAATCAGCACGGTCCCGATTCGGTCCGCTTCTACACCAAGACCAAGACGGTGACCTCGCGTTGGCCATCCGGCGTCAAGGAAGGCGCGGAGTTCTCGATCCCGCTGATGAAGTAG
- a CDS encoding MaoC family dehydratase: MNQIWKKPPITLEAYQAMVGKEIGVSSWHLIDQPRIDTFAGVTEDHQFIHVDPERAKQETAFGATIAHGFLTMSMLSVMSYEVMPAIAGTTMGVNYGFDKLRFISPVRSGRRIRGRFVLAEAKLRKPGELQSRTNVTVEIEGEDKPALVADWLGLIYLA; this comes from the coding sequence ATGAACCAAATCTGGAAGAAGCCGCCGATCACGCTCGAGGCCTATCAGGCCATGGTCGGCAAGGAGATCGGCGTGTCGTCCTGGCACCTGATCGACCAGCCCCGCATCGACACCTTCGCGGGCGTCACCGAGGATCATCAATTCATTCATGTCGACCCCGAGAGGGCGAAGCAGGAGACCGCGTTCGGCGCCACCATCGCGCACGGTTTCCTGACGATGTCGATGTTGTCGGTGATGTCCTACGAAGTGATGCCGGCGATTGCGGGCACCACGATGGGCGTGAACTACGGCTTCGACAAGCTGCGCTTCATCTCGCCGGTCCGTTCGGGCAGGCGCATCCGCGGCCGTTTCGTGCTTGCGGAAGCCAAGCTGCGCAAACCAGGCGAATTGCAGTCCCGTACCAATGTGACGGTGGAGATCGAAGGCGAGGACAAGCCCGCGCTGGTCGCGGATTGGCTGGGTCTGATCTATCTCGCGTAA
- a CDS encoding enoyl-CoA hydratase/isomerase family protein, with product MNATEEGDLVARVEGAAGIIRLNRPKAINAVTLEMFRDIEKALDRFEADPVVAVILLEGAGERGLCAGGDIRALWESSKVNGDLGKILWREEYILNARIKKFPKPYVAFMDGIVMGGGVGLSAHASHRIVTDRTKLAMPEVGLGFFPDVGGTYLLSHSPGEIGTYFGLTGQTMNGPDAIHAKFADWVVPVAKWPELRQALTGVRSGVTAAEVGKLIDGFSTGERAGPVAAKEPVIDALFGFDRMEDVVAALKRNGSEFALATLKTLNEKSPRGMVVTLKLLRLARTASSLEECLVREYRAALEVFRSDDFREGVRAAVIDKDRNPTWSPPRIEDVTPQTLAPYFAGIGADELKFN from the coding sequence ATGAACGCGACGGAAGAGGGCGATCTGGTCGCCCGTGTCGAGGGCGCGGCTGGTATCATCCGGCTCAACCGCCCCAAGGCCATCAATGCCGTGACGCTGGAGATGTTTCGCGACATCGAGAAGGCGCTCGACCGCTTCGAAGCCGATCCCGTTGTTGCCGTGATCCTGCTGGAAGGCGCCGGCGAGCGTGGCCTGTGCGCCGGCGGCGACATCCGCGCGCTCTGGGAGAGCTCGAAAGTCAACGGTGATCTCGGCAAGATCCTGTGGCGCGAGGAATACATCCTCAACGCCCGGATCAAGAAATTCCCTAAGCCCTATGTCGCCTTCATGGACGGCATCGTGATGGGCGGCGGCGTCGGTCTCTCCGCCCATGCCAGCCACCGCATCGTGACCGACCGGACCAAGCTCGCGATGCCGGAGGTCGGGCTCGGCTTCTTCCCCGATGTCGGCGGCACCTATTTGTTGTCGCACTCGCCCGGCGAGATCGGCACCTATTTCGGTCTGACCGGCCAGACCATGAATGGGCCGGATGCGATCCACGCGAAATTCGCCGATTGGGTTGTGCCGGTGGCGAAATGGCCGGAGTTGCGCCAGGCGCTGACCGGGGTTCGCTCGGGCGTGACCGCGGCCGAGGTCGGCAAGCTCATCGACGGCTTTTCGACCGGCGAGAGGGCGGGGCCGGTCGCCGCGAAAGAACCGGTGATCGATGCGTTGTTCGGCTTCGACCGGATGGAGGATGTCGTCGCCGCACTCAAGCGCAACGGCTCCGAGTTCGCGCTGGCAACCCTGAAGACGCTCAATGAAAAATCGCCGCGCGGCATGGTTGTGACGCTGAAGCTGCTGCGGCTCGCGCGCACCGCCTCGAGCCTGGAAGAGTGTCTTGTGCGCGAATATCGCGCTGCGCTGGAAGTGTTTCGCAGCGATGATTTTCGCGAAGGCGTCCGCGCCGCCGTCATCGACAAGGACCGCAACCCGACCTGGTCGCCGCCGCGCATCGAGGATGTGACGCCGCAGACGCTTGCACCATATTTCGCCGGGATCGGCGCCGACGAGCTCAAGTTCAACTAA
- a CDS encoding isobutyryl-CoA dehydrogenase, producing MQFALNEDQVAVRDMALAFAAEKIAPHALRWDEEKHFPVDVMREAAALGMGGIYIRDDVGGSAMSRFDAALIFEALATGCPTTSAFISIHNMASWMIDAFGSDTQRHQWLPKLCSMELIASYCLTEPGAGSDAAALRTRAVRDGDHYVLNGQKQFISGAGGTDLLVAMVRTGGDGPGGISTLVIDGKTLGVSFGANERKMGWNAQPTRAVMFENARVPVANRLSEEGVGFKIAMAGLDGGRLNITACSLGGAQTALDKARAYMKERKAFGKRLDEFQALQFKLADMAIELEAARTFLWRAAAALDRKDPDATMLCAMAKRFGTDVGFEVANHALQLHGGYGYLSEYGIEKIVRDLRVHQILEGTNEIMRLIVARKLIEGAR from the coding sequence ATGCAGTTCGCTCTGAACGAGGATCAGGTCGCGGTTCGCGACATGGCGTTGGCGTTTGCGGCAGAAAAGATCGCGCCGCACGCGCTACGCTGGGACGAGGAGAAGCATTTCCCCGTCGATGTCATGCGCGAGGCCGCCGCCCTCGGTATGGGTGGCATCTACATCCGCGACGATGTCGGGGGTTCGGCGATGTCGCGGTTCGACGCGGCGCTGATTTTCGAGGCGCTGGCGACGGGCTGTCCGACCACCTCGGCCTTCATCTCCATCCACAACATGGCAAGCTGGATGATCGATGCCTTCGGCAGCGACACCCAGCGCCATCAATGGTTGCCAAAACTCTGCTCGATGGAGCTGATCGCGAGCTACTGCCTGACCGAGCCGGGCGCCGGCTCGGATGCGGCAGCGCTGCGCACCCGCGCCGTGCGCGACGGCGATCATTACGTGCTCAACGGCCAGAAGCAGTTCATCTCTGGCGCTGGCGGCACTGATCTTCTCGTCGCGATGGTGCGCACCGGCGGCGATGGCCCCGGCGGCATCTCGACGCTCGTCATCGACGGCAAGACGCTTGGCGTTTCCTTTGGCGCCAATGAGCGCAAGATGGGCTGGAATGCACAGCCGACCCGCGCCGTGATGTTCGAGAACGCCCGCGTGCCGGTCGCCAACCGGTTGAGCGAGGAGGGCGTCGGCTTCAAGATCGCGATGGCTGGCCTCGATGGTGGCCGTCTCAACATCACCGCGTGTTCGCTCGGTGGCGCGCAGACCGCGCTCGACAAGGCGCGCGCCTACATGAAGGAGCGCAAGGCCTTCGGAAAGCGCCTCGACGAATTCCAGGCGTTGCAGTTCAAGCTCGCCGATATGGCGATCGAGCTCGAGGCCGCACGCACCTTCCTGTGGCGTGCCGCGGCGGCACTGGACCGCAAGGACCCTGATGCCACCATGCTCTGCGCGATGGCCAAGCGTTTCGGTACCGATGTCGGCTTCGAGGTCGCCAACCATGCGCTGCAGCTGCACGGTGGCTACGGTTATCTCAGCGAATACGGCATCGAGAAGATCGTGCGCGATCTGCGCGTGCACCAGATCCTCGAAGGCACCAATGAAATCATGCGGCTCATCGTGGCGCGCAAGTTGATCGAGGGCGCGCGATGA
- a CDS encoding IS3 family transposase (programmed frameshift), whose protein sequence is MAKRRRRSYSDEYKRQAVDLVLSSGRSAKSVSKELGLDGSVLSRWVKERSTVVAGGSAAAPTSQAAVPSADQADVIARLQRENEQLRMERDILKKSIAIFAGPPDMRFRFIEDRRADYPVQIMCRVLGVSPAGYYAWRSRPESPRAAANRELLEDIKRVHRDSHGRYGSPRIHAELKAQGHRASRGRIERQMRHHAVRAVSAGPRRCRTTDSGHGFPIAPNLLGRNFSAAMRNQIWLADITYVWTGQGWLYLAAIMDLHSRRIVGWAMDEHLRAELPLAALRMAIKGQKPSAGLIHHSDRGTQYASTEYRQALQAAGFRPSMSRRADCYDNAPMESFFHTLKTELIHHCQYATRNDAERDIFTYIEGFYNNHRRHSAIGYISPAEMELKSA, encoded by the exons ATGGCGAAACGGCGGCGTCGGTCCTATTCGGACGAGTACAAGCGGCAGGCAGTTGATCTGGTTTTGTCGAGCGGCCGCTCGGCGAAGTCGGTATCGAAGGAGCTCGGGCTTGACGGCTCCGTGCTCAGCCGATGGGTGAAGGAGCGGAGCACGGTGGTAGCCGGCGGCAGCGCTGCGGCGCCCACGTCGCAAGCGGCGGTGCCGTCGGCGGACCAGGCTGACGTGATCGCACGGTTGCAGCGGGAAAACGAACAGTTGCGCATGGAGCGCGACATTTTAAAAAAGTCGATCGCGATCTTTGCTGGACCCC CGGACATGAGGTTCCGCTTCATCGAAGATCGCCGTGCGGACTATCCGGTCCAGATCATGTGCCGTGTGCTCGGCGTCTCGCCCGCGGGCTACTATGCCTGGCGGTCGCGGCCGGAAAGCCCCCGGGCCGCTGCCAATCGAGAGTTGTTGGAGGACATCAAGCGGGTTCATCGCGACAGCCATGGCCGCTATGGCAGCCCGCGCATCCATGCCGAACTCAAAGCCCAGGGCCATCGTGCAAGCCGTGGCCGGATCGAGCGGCAGATGCGCCACCACGCTGTTCGGGCCGTCTCGGCCGGGCCGCGACGATGCCGCACCACCGACAGTGGGCATGGCTTCCCGATCGCGCCGAACCTGCTCGGCCGGAACTTCTCGGCCGCCATGCGCAATCAGATTTGGCTCGCCGACATCACTTATGTCTGGACCGGCCAGGGATGGTTGTACCTGGCCGCCATCATGGATTTGCACAGCCGCCGTATCGTGGGGTGGGCGATGGACGAACATCTGCGCGCCGAACTACCGCTTGCCGCATTGCGGATGGCGATCAAGGGACAAAAGCCCAGCGCCGGTTTGATCCATCACTCCGATCGCGGCACTCAATATGCTTCAACCGAGTACCGCCAGGCGCTGCAAGCCGCCGGCTTCCGGCCGTCGATGAGTCGCAGAGCCGATTGCTACGACAATGCCCCGATGGAAAGCTTCTTCCACACGCTGAAGACCGAGCTGATCCATCACTGCCAATATGCAACCCGCAATGACGCAGAGCGCGACATCTTCACTTACATCGAGGGCTTCTACAACAATCACCGCAGACACTCGGCCATCGGCTATATCAGCCCAGCCGAGATGGAGCTAAAATCGGCTTGA
- a CDS encoding AMP-binding protein encodes MTTFQDARAFLLAHRTNYETAVKDFRWPDPEPFNWALDWFDAELATNADSRDRPALWIVDAAQDKQTKLSFAALSKRSNQVANFLRAQGLRRGDHLLLLLSNVVPLWETMLAAMKLGVVVIPATTLLTADELRDRLDRGKARAVVAAQDQVAKFASLGAENIVRIVVGAASDGWLAYDEAANAPESFAPDGPTNADDPMLLYFTSGTTAKPKLVRHSQRSYPVGHLSTMYWIGLKPGDVHLNISSPGWAKHAWSCFFAPWNAGATVFVVNQPRFDAKGLLATIGRCGVTTLCAPPTVWRLFIQEDLASFKVALREVCGAGEPLNPEVIDQVQSAWGLTIRDGYGQTETTALAGNSPGQKIKVGSMGRPLPGYRVQVSDADGHPAREGEVALLLGADRPAGLMQGYQGDDGKLSGAEGELYRSGDVVFEDEDGYLTFVGRSDDVFKSSDYRISPFELESVLLEHELVAEAAVVPSPDPIRLAIPKAFVLLTAGAERTPETALSIFRHLHTRLAPFKRIRRLEIVTELPKTISGKIRRVQLRRLERDDDRNDPLRGREFREEDFPELPKTRSET; translated from the coding sequence ATGACGACATTTCAGGACGCGCGTGCGTTTCTTCTTGCTCACCGCACGAATTATGAGACAGCGGTCAAGGATTTCCGCTGGCCCGATCCCGAACCCTTCAACTGGGCGCTGGACTGGTTCGACGCCGAGCTGGCGACGAATGCGGACAGCAGGGATCGGCCCGCGCTCTGGATTGTCGATGCCGCACAGGACAAGCAGACGAAGCTGTCCTTCGCGGCGCTCTCGAAGCGCTCCAACCAGGTTGCCAACTTTCTTCGCGCGCAGGGCCTGAGGCGCGGCGATCACCTCCTGCTGCTGCTCAGCAATGTCGTGCCGCTGTGGGAGACGATGCTCGCGGCAATGAAGCTCGGCGTCGTCGTCATTCCCGCGACCACGCTGCTCACTGCCGACGAGCTGCGCGATCGGCTCGACCGCGGCAAGGCAAGGGCGGTCGTTGCCGCGCAGGACCAGGTTGCGAAGTTCGCGAGCCTTGGCGCCGAGAACATTGTGCGCATCGTCGTCGGCGCCGCCTCCGATGGCTGGCTCGCCTATGACGAGGCGGCGAACGCTCCTGAGAGTTTTGCGCCCGACGGCCCGACCAACGCCGACGACCCGATGCTGCTCTATTTCACCTCGGGCACTACGGCAAAACCAAAGCTGGTGCGGCACAGCCAGCGCAGCTACCCGGTCGGCCATCTCTCGACCATGTACTGGATCGGGCTGAAGCCCGGCGACGTCCATCTCAACATCTCCTCGCCCGGCTGGGCCAAGCACGCCTGGAGCTGCTTCTTCGCGCCGTGGAATGCCGGCGCGACGGTGTTCGTGGTCAACCAGCCGCGTTTCGATGCGAAAGGCCTGCTCGCCACCATCGGCCGCTGCGGCGTCACCACGCTGTGCGCGCCGCCGACCGTGTGGCGGCTGTTCATCCAGGAGGACCTGGCCTCGTTCAAGGTGGCCCTTCGCGAAGTCTGCGGTGCCGGCGAGCCGCTCAATCCCGAAGTGATCGACCAGGTGCAGTCCGCCTGGGGCCTCACCATCCGCGACGGCTATGGTCAGACCGAGACGACCGCGCTCGCCGGCAATTCGCCGGGGCAAAAGATCAAGGTCGGCTCGATGGGCCGACCGCTGCCAGGCTATCGCGTGCAGGTCAGCGATGCTGACGGCCATCCGGCAAGGGAAGGCGAGGTGGCGCTGCTGCTCGGCGCTGACCGGCCCGCCGGCCTGATGCAGGGCTACCAGGGCGACGACGGCAAGCTGTCGGGCGCCGAAGGCGAGCTCTATCGCAGTGGCGACGTCGTCTTCGAAGATGAGGACGGCTATCTCACCTTCGTCGGCCGCTCCGACGACGTGTTCAAATCATCCGACTACCGCATCAGCCCGTTCGAGCTGGAAAGCGTGCTTTTGGAGCATGAGCTGGTGGCGGAAGCGGCCGTAGTGCCGAGCCCCGATCCTATCAGGCTCGCGATTCCCAAGGCCTTCGTGCTGCTGACCGCAGGGGCGGAGCGGACGCCGGAGACGGCGCTGTCCATCTTCAGGCACCTGCACACGCGGCTCGCGCCGTTCAAGCGCATCCGTCGTCTCGAAATCGTCACCGAGCTGCCGAAGACGATCTCTGGCAAAATCCGCCGCGTGCAGCTACGACGGCTCGAACGCGACGATGATCGCAACGATCCGCTACGCGGCCGGGAATTCCGTGAGGAGGATTTTCCGGAGCTGCCGAAAACAAGAAGTGAGACCTGA